The Glycine soja cultivar W05 chromosome 6, ASM419377v2, whole genome shotgun sequence genome has a window encoding:
- the LOC114414755 gene encoding 3-oxo-Delta(4,5)-steroid 5-beta-reductase — protein MSWWWAGAIGAAKKKFEEEEPPRSFQSVGLVIGVTGIVGNSLAEILPLADTPAGPWKVYGVARRPRPPWNADHPVEYIQCDVSDPADAEAKLSALTDVTHVFFVSWTNRSTEAENCEVNGAMLQNVLRAVIPNAPNLRHVSLQTGGKHYIGPFEFIGKIESHEPPFAEDMPRLDAPNFYYTQEDILFEETAKKEGLTWSVHRPQVIFGFSPYSLMNMIGTLSVYAAICKHEGVPLRFPGTRGAWESYSCASDADLIAEQHIWAAVDPYARNEAFNCSNGDVFRWKHLWKVLAEQFGIEEYGFEEEGLSLSELMKDKGPVWDEIVSENQLLPTKLDEVADWWFVDLIFSGEGMLDSMNKAKEHGFLGFRNSKNSFISWIDKTKAYKIVP, from the exons ATGAGTTGGTGGTGGGCTGGAGCAATCGGTGCTGCCAAG AAGAAATTCGAGGAAGAGGAACCGCCGCGAAGCTTCCAGAGCGTGGGCCTGGTGATCGGCGTGACGGGCATCGTGGGCAACAGCCTCGCCGAGATCCTCCCTCTCGCCGACACCCCCGCCGGTCCATGGAAGGTCTACGGCGTCGCACGCCGCCCCCGTCCGCCGTGGAACGCCGACCATCCTGTCGAGTACATCCAGTGCGACGTCTCCGATCCCGCCGACGCCGAAGCCAAACTCTCCGCCCTAACCGACGTCACTCACGTCTTCTTCGTGTCGTGGACCAACCGCTCCACCGAAGCAGAAAACTGCGAAGTTAACGGCGCTATGTTACAGAACGTGCTTCGCGCCGTTATCCCCAACGCCCCCAATCTCCGCCACGTGTCACTCCAGACAGGCGGCAAGCACTACATCGGACCCTTCGAATTCATCGGCAAGATCGAATCTCATGAACCTCCCTTCGCGGAGGATATGCCGCGTTTGGATGCGCCCAATTTTTATTACACCCAAGAGGATATTCTTTTTGAAGAAACCGCTAAGAAAGAGGGTTTGACCTGGTCAGTTCACAGACCCCAAGTAATCTTTGGGTTTTCGCCTTACAGTTTAATGAACATGATTGGGACGCTCAGCGTGTACGCCGCAATTTGCAAGCACGAGGGTGTTCCGTTGAGATTCCCCGGCACGAGAGGCGCGTGGGAGAGTTATTCTTGTGCCTCCGATGCGGATTTGATTGCGGAGCAGCACATTTGGGCCGCGGTTGATCCCTACGCGCGGAACGAGGCGTTTAACTGCTCCAATGGAGACGTGTTCAGGTGGAAGCATCTTTGGAAGGTGCTGGCGGAACAGTTTGGGATTGAGGAGTATGGGTTTGAGGAAGAAGGTTTGAGTTTGTCGGAATTGATGAAGGATAAGGGTCCTGTTTGGGATGAGATTGTGAGTGAGAATCAGCTTCTGCCTACCAAGCTTGACGAGGTTGCTGATTGGTGGTTTGTGGATCTTATTTTCTCAGGGGAGGGAATGTTGGATAGCATGAACAAGGCCAAGGAACATGGGTTTTTGGGATTCAGGAACTCCAAGAATTCGTTCATAAGTTGGATAGACAAGACCAAGGCTTATAAGATTGTGCCTTGA